A genomic segment from Pseudomonas mendocina encodes:
- a CDS encoding PepSY domain-containing protein, which yields MFKKIIFQLHWFFGISAGLVLAIMGITGALYSFEGEIVRALNAERWQIQPSEQGHLTPAELASRIETATADRVTGLWVDGRHDGPGMAFLSPPPGERRGPRIVFDPYTGEVLAKPIGQDFFQLMLMLHRFLSMGEVGKQITAASTLALIFFCVSGLYLRWPRKALNWRTWLTMDWKKKGRGFNWDLHAVAGTWALLFYLCAGLTGLYWSYDWYREGLTRMLSDTPAEKRGEGRGRGREMPDGSIPEVDYDAIWQSIQQTAGPKLIAWNLRLPPVAGQPATVFYMLDDTDHVRAFNQFQIDTKSGEISNHERYADKSFKAQLLASVYALHVGEYFGMPGRILMMLATGALPLFFVTGWMLYLDRRRKKRAALAVRASIKGDDSAGGWLVGFASQSGFAEQLAWQSAGQLQAAGIPVRVEPLSRVNADSLRQTRKALFVVSTFGDGEAPDAAQGFERKVLGGSVPLDQLSYAVLALGDRQYQHFCGFARRINDWLGLQGANRLFDSVEVDGADQVALQRWQQHLSDLTGAAPIRFEDAPWQSWTLAERRLLNPGSQGAPVYFLGLTPPAQVTWQAGDILEIRLRHAPSVVESWLHHSGFEGFEPVTLAGQATSLREALAERQLPDSFAHLVGLHAQALVDALVPLGTREYSIASVVADGVLQLIVRQALQADGRLGLGSGWLTEHLPDGGQLLARVRRNSGFHLPEDDRPLILVGNGTGLAGLRSLLRARALAGQGRNWLLFGERNRACDLFCGDELQAALAAGELQHLDLVFSRDQAEKCYVQDLLREQRERLHAWLADGAAIYVCGSLQGMAGGVDAVLRELLGDEAVQDLVEEGRYRRDVY from the coding sequence GTGTTCAAGAAAATCATCTTCCAGTTGCACTGGTTCTTTGGCATCAGTGCCGGTCTGGTGCTGGCTATCATGGGCATCACTGGCGCCCTCTATAGCTTCGAGGGCGAGATCGTCCGAGCGCTGAACGCAGAGCGCTGGCAGATCCAGCCCAGCGAGCAGGGGCACCTGACGCCGGCCGAGCTGGCTTCGCGCATCGAGACGGCCACCGCTGACCGTGTCACCGGGTTGTGGGTCGATGGTCGGCACGATGGGCCAGGCATGGCATTTCTTTCCCCCCCACCGGGTGAGCGGCGCGGGCCGCGCATCGTGTTCGATCCTTACACAGGTGAGGTGCTGGCCAAGCCGATCGGCCAGGACTTTTTTCAGTTGATGCTGATGCTGCATCGCTTCCTGTCCATGGGCGAGGTGGGCAAGCAGATCACGGCTGCCAGTACCCTGGCACTGATCTTCTTCTGCGTGTCGGGCCTTTATCTGCGGTGGCCGCGCAAGGCGCTGAACTGGCGCACCTGGCTGACCATGGACTGGAAGAAGAAAGGCCGCGGTTTCAACTGGGACCTGCATGCCGTTGCGGGGACCTGGGCGCTGCTGTTCTATCTTTGTGCCGGGCTCACCGGCCTGTATTGGTCTTATGACTGGTACCGCGAAGGGCTGACGCGCATGCTCTCCGATACACCGGCGGAAAAGCGCGGTGAAGGCCGCGGTCGCGGCCGCGAGATGCCCGATGGCAGCATTCCCGAAGTCGACTACGACGCCATTTGGCAAAGCATCCAGCAGACCGCCGGCCCCAAGCTGATCGCCTGGAATCTGCGCCTGCCGCCCGTTGCCGGGCAGCCGGCGACCGTCTTCTACATGCTCGATGACACCGACCACGTACGTGCCTTCAACCAGTTCCAGATCGATACGAAAAGCGGCGAAATCAGCAACCACGAGCGCTACGCCGACAAGAGCTTCAAGGCGCAGTTGCTGGCAAGTGTCTATGCGCTGCACGTCGGTGAGTACTTCGGCATGCCGGGACGCATCCTGATGATGCTGGCCACGGGCGCATTGCCACTGTTTTTCGTAACCGGCTGGATGTTGTACCTGGATCGCCGGCGCAAGAAGCGTGCTGCACTGGCCGTACGTGCTTCGATCAAAGGGGATGATTCGGCTGGCGGTTGGTTGGTCGGCTTTGCCAGCCAGAGTGGTTTTGCCGAGCAATTGGCCTGGCAGAGCGCCGGGCAACTGCAGGCCGCCGGTATCCCGGTGCGGGTCGAGCCGCTCTCGCGGGTCAATGCCGACAGTCTGCGGCAGACGCGCAAGGCGCTCTTCGTGGTCAGCACCTTTGGTGATGGCGAGGCGCCGGATGCTGCGCAGGGCTTCGAGCGCAAGGTGCTCGGCGGTTCGGTGCCGCTCGATCAACTGAGCTACGCCGTACTGGCGCTGGGTGACCGGCAGTACCAGCACTTCTGTGGCTTCGCTCGACGCATCAACGACTGGTTGGGGTTACAGGGGGCGAATCGGCTATTTGATAGCGTTGAGGTGGATGGGGCCGATCAGGTTGCTCTGCAGCGCTGGCAACAACATTTGAGCGACCTGACTGGCGCCGCGCCGATTCGTTTCGAAGACGCGCCCTGGCAGAGCTGGACGCTGGCCGAACGGCGCCTGCTCAATCCCGGCAGCCAGGGCGCGCCGGTTTACTTCCTCGGCCTGACGCCACCTGCGCAGGTCACCTGGCAGGCCGGCGACATCCTGGAGATTCGCCTGCGTCATGCGCCGAGTGTGGTGGAGTCCTGGTTGCATCACTCCGGCTTCGAGGGCTTCGAGCCTGTGACGCTCGCGGGACAAGCGACCAGCTTGCGCGAAGCGTTGGCTGAGCGGCAACTGCCAGACAGCTTCGCCCATCTGGTCGGCCTGCATGCTCAGGCGCTGGTCGATGCGCTGGTGCCGCTGGGAACGCGTGAATATTCCATCGCCTCGGTTGTAGCCGATGGTGTGCTGCAACTGATCGTACGTCAGGCGTTGCAAGCCGATGGGCGGTTGGGGCTGGGTTCCGGCTGGCTGACCGAGCACCTGCCGGACGGTGGCCAGTTGTTGGCGCGGGTGCGGCGCAACAGCGGCTTCCATCTACCGGAGGATGACCGCCCGCTGATTCTGGTCGGCAACGGTACCGGCCTGGCCGGCCTGCGTTCGTTGCTACGGGCACGTGCCCTCGCAGGGCAGGGACGCAACTGGCTGCTGTTCGGCGAGCGCAACCGTGCCTGCGACTTGTTCTGTGGCGACGAGCTGCAGGCGGCGCTGGCTGCGGGCGAGCTGCAGCATCTGGATCTGGTGTTCTCCCGCGACCAGGCCGAAAAATGCTACGTGCAGGATTTGCTGCGTGAACAGCGGGAACGTCTGCACGCCTGGCTGGCCGATGGTGCGGCGATCTACGTCTGCGGCAGCCTGCAGGGCATGGCCGGTGGCGTCGATGCGGTGCTGCGCGAACTGCTCGGCGACGAGGCGGTCCAGGATCTGGTCGAGGAAGGGCGTTACCGCCGCGACGTTTACTGA
- a CDS encoding type III PLP-dependent enzyme → MSIKVEDYYAPATFQRMKAFADQHETPFVVIDRQIIADAYDQLGNCFPFAKVYYAVKANPATEIIELLRDKGSSFDIASIYELDKVMATGVGPERISYGNTIKKSRDIRYFFDKGVRLFATDSEADLRNIAKAAPGSKIYVRILTEGSNSADWPLSRKFGCQPDMALDLLILAKQLGLVPYGISFHVGSQQRDIDVWDAAIAKVKVIFERLKEEDGITLQMINMGGGFPANYIQRTNDLETYAEEITRFLKEDFGDELPEIILEPGRSLIANAGVLVSEVVLVARKSRTAVERWVYADVGKFSGLIETMDEAIKFPIWTEKKGEMEEVVIAGPTCDSADIMYENYKYGLPLNLASGDRLYWLSTGAYTTSYSAVEFNGFPPLKSYYL, encoded by the coding sequence ATGTCGATCAAGGTCGAAGACTACTACGCACCCGCCACTTTCCAACGCATGAAGGCGTTCGCCGATCAGCACGAAACCCCATTCGTGGTGATCGACCGGCAGATCATCGCCGATGCCTATGATCAACTGGGCAATTGCTTCCCGTTCGCCAAGGTCTATTACGCGGTCAAGGCCAACCCGGCCACCGAGATCATCGAGCTGCTGCGTGACAAGGGTTCGAGCTTCGATATCGCCTCGATCTACGAGCTGGACAAGGTCATGGCCACCGGCGTTGGCCCCGAGCGCATCAGCTACGGCAACACCATCAAGAAGTCCCGTGATATCCGTTACTTCTTCGACAAGGGTGTGCGCCTGTTCGCCACCGACTCCGAGGCCGACCTGCGCAACATCGCCAAAGCCGCGCCGGGTTCGAAGATCTATGTACGCATCCTCACCGAAGGCTCTAACAGCGCTGACTGGCCGCTGAGCCGCAAGTTCGGCTGCCAGCCTGACATGGCCCTGGACCTGCTGATCCTGGCCAAGCAACTGGGTCTGGTGCCTTACGGCATTTCCTTCCATGTCGGTTCGCAGCAGCGCGACATCGACGTGTGGGACGCGGCCATCGCCAAGGTCAAGGTGATCTTCGAGCGTCTCAAGGAAGAAGACGGCATCACCCTGCAGATGATCAACATGGGCGGCGGCTTCCCGGCCAATTACATCCAGCGCACCAACGACCTGGAAACCTACGCCGAGGAAATCACCCGCTTCCTCAAGGAAGACTTCGGTGATGAACTGCCGGAAATCATCCTCGAGCCGGGCCGCTCGCTGATCGCCAACGCCGGCGTACTGGTATCGGAAGTGGTACTGGTGGCACGCAAGTCGCGTACCGCCGTCGAGCGCTGGGTGTATGCCGATGTGGGTAAGTTCAGCGGCCTGATCGAAACCATGGACGAAGCCATCAAGTTCCCGATCTGGACCGAGAAGAAGGGCGAGATGGAAGAGGTGGTGATCGCCGGTCCGACTTGCGACAGCGCCGACATCATGTACGAGAACTACAAGTACGGCCTGCCGTTGAACCTGGCCAGCGGTGACCGCCTGTACTGGCTGTCCACCGGTGCCTACACCACCAGCTACAGTGCGGTTGAGTTCAATGGCTTCCCGCCGCTGAAGTCCTACTACCTGTAA
- a CDS encoding TonB-dependent receptor domain-containing protein, translating to MSALNSRTALASAIALAASFGAQANEPIALGDVVVSASGFEQKITEAPASISVISREELQQKRYNNLAQALGDVEGIDIGQGTGKTGGLNISIRGMPSQYTLILIDGRRQNAAGNVTPNGFNETSTSFMPPMSAIERIEVIRGPMSTLYGSDAMGGVINIITRKVGREWAGSLTQDYTYQENRDFGDTRSTSIYASGPLIDNLLGLQVRGSLFNREESDLSYGNGAEVSKRGPSPVDGGTNNVGARLTLTPHEDHDFGLDIERSRQKYNNDECQLGSLDGQNRDCTASATTANGYADELRFEREQIALTHTARLGFGTLDSSLMHNRTETIGRTIPGNVIGNSSGIPGTLIGDDRDLETTNLVLDTKLVAPIGDSHVATLGGQWWKAEMTDGIALDDFEQKTWAVFAEDEWRLRDDLALTLGARYDDHEAFGGHVSPRAYLVWNTTDSWTLKGGISRGYKTPDLNDLHSGINGVTSQGQVITIGNPDLKPETTTSTEFGVYFDSLSGFNANATLFHNKFKDKIATGDPVTDPLCSGNPASGGLPAGTCSQQINIDEAVTQGLELAASWNFAPAWTLSANYTYTNSEQKSGDNKGEPLTNTPEHLANAKLAWQTTDRLNLWLKTEYRGERARFTSKYENLANTNGSYSTNQSIYDTLGKNTKAYTLFHLGGSFKASENVTLNAAIYNLLDKDFVKGKAYTTYANSGAANGTAYGTDYIQSTQSTTGVMEEGRRLWLSAVIEF from the coding sequence ATGTCCGCCCTCAATTCCCGTACCGCCTTGGCTAGCGCCATTGCTCTGGCCGCCAGTTTCGGCGCCCAGGCCAACGAGCCCATCGCCCTGGGCGACGTGGTTGTCAGTGCTTCCGGCTTCGAGCAGAAGATCACCGAAGCCCCCGCTAGCATCAGCGTAATCAGCCGTGAGGAACTGCAGCAGAAGCGCTACAACAACCTGGCACAAGCGCTGGGGGATGTGGAAGGCATCGACATCGGCCAGGGCACCGGCAAGACCGGCGGCCTGAACATCAGCATCCGCGGCATGCCCAGCCAGTACACCCTGATCCTCATCGATGGCCGACGCCAGAATGCGGCCGGCAACGTCACCCCAAACGGCTTCAACGAAACCTCCACCAGCTTCATGCCGCCAATGTCGGCCATCGAGCGGATCGAGGTGATTCGCGGCCCAATGTCGACTCTCTATGGCTCCGACGCCATGGGCGGTGTGATCAACATCATCACCCGCAAAGTTGGCAGGGAATGGGCGGGCTCTCTGACCCAAGACTACACCTATCAGGAAAATCGTGATTTCGGTGATACCCGCAGCACCAGCATCTATGCCAGCGGCCCGCTGATCGACAACCTGCTCGGCCTACAGGTACGGGGCAGCCTGTTCAATCGAGAAGAGTCAGATCTGAGTTACGGCAACGGCGCGGAAGTTAGCAAGCGTGGTCCCTCCCCTGTCGACGGTGGCACCAACAACGTGGGGGCACGCCTGACGCTTACTCCTCACGAGGACCACGATTTCGGCCTGGATATCGAGCGCAGCCGCCAGAAATACAACAACGACGAGTGCCAGCTCGGCAGCCTCGACGGCCAGAACCGCGACTGTACTGCCAGCGCTACCACCGCCAATGGTTATGCCGACGAGCTACGATTCGAGCGCGAGCAGATCGCCTTGACTCACACTGCGCGCCTGGGTTTCGGGACCCTGGACTCCAGCCTGATGCACAACCGCACCGAAACGATTGGGCGCACGATTCCAGGTAACGTGATTGGCAATAGCTCCGGTATTCCAGGCACCCTCATTGGTGATGATCGCGATCTGGAAACCACCAACCTGGTTCTCGATACGAAACTCGTAGCGCCAATTGGCGACTCACACGTTGCGACGCTCGGCGGTCAGTGGTGGAAAGCCGAAATGACCGACGGCATCGCCCTAGATGATTTCGAACAGAAAACGTGGGCAGTCTTCGCCGAAGATGAATGGCGCTTGCGTGATGATCTGGCCCTGACGTTGGGCGCACGTTACGACGACCATGAAGCCTTCGGCGGCCATGTCAGCCCGCGAGCCTATCTGGTATGGAATACCACGGACAGCTGGACACTCAAAGGTGGTATCAGCCGTGGCTACAAGACTCCGGATCTGAATGACTTGCATAGCGGCATCAATGGTGTCACCAGCCAGGGACAGGTCATCACCATCGGCAACCCTGACCTGAAACCGGAGACAACTACCAGCACCGAGTTTGGTGTCTATTTCGACAGCCTCTCCGGCTTCAATGCCAACGCCACTCTGTTCCATAACAAGTTCAAGGACAAGATCGCCACCGGGGATCCGGTTACTGATCCCCTGTGCAGCGGCAATCCGGCAAGTGGCGGGCTTCCAGCCGGTACCTGCTCGCAACAGATCAACATCGACGAAGCAGTGACCCAAGGCCTTGAGCTGGCCGCCAGTTGGAACTTCGCTCCGGCCTGGACGCTGAGCGCGAACTACACCTACACCAACAGCGAGCAGAAGAGCGGCGACAACAAGGGTGAGCCGCTGACCAATACGCCAGAGCACCTGGCCAATGCGAAGCTGGCCTGGCAGACCACTGATCGCCTCAACCTCTGGCTGAAGACCGAGTACCGTGGCGAACGTGCTCGCTTTACCTCGAAATACGAAAACCTGGCCAACACCAACGGCAGCTACTCCACAAACCAGTCGATCTACGACACCCTCGGCAAGAACACCAAGGCCTATACCCTGTTCCACCTTGGGGGCTCGTTCAAGGCCTCAGAAAACGTGACGCTCAACGCCGCGATCTACAACCTGCTCGACAAGGACTTCGTCAAAGGCAAGGCCTACACCACCTACGCAAACAGTGGTGCAGCCAACGGTACGGCATACGGTACGGACTATATCCAGAGCACCCAGTCCACCACCGGGGTGATGGAAGAAGGTCGCCGTCTGTGGCTGTCGGCAGTCATCGAATTCTGA
- a CDS encoding 5-oxoprolinase subunit PxpA, which yields MNRILLNCDMGEGFGAWRMGDDQMAMPLIDQANLACGFHAGDPLIMGRSVELAVAHGVSIGAHPSYPDLQGFGRRHLQCSPEEVRALVLYQIGALDAFCRAAGCQLAYVKPHGALYNDLVRDDALLMAVLDACASYRKGLPLMVLALADNGRELRLADEADVPLMFEAFADRAYLSDGQLAPRRLSDAVHQDPERILAQALAIARGEPFADIDGKPLHLRADSLCVHGDNPDSLAVLRRLRARLDAL from the coding sequence ATGAATCGTATTCTTCTCAACTGCGACATGGGCGAAGGCTTCGGAGCCTGGCGCATGGGCGATGATCAAATGGCCATGCCGCTGATCGATCAGGCCAACCTGGCGTGCGGTTTCCATGCCGGTGATCCGTTGATCATGGGGCGCAGCGTCGAGTTGGCTGTAGCGCACGGTGTGAGCATCGGCGCGCATCCGTCCTATCCCGACCTGCAAGGCTTTGGGCGACGTCATCTTCAGTGCTCGCCAGAAGAGGTGCGCGCACTGGTGCTTTATCAGATCGGGGCCCTGGACGCGTTCTGCCGAGCGGCTGGTTGCCAACTGGCTTACGTCAAGCCACATGGCGCGCTCTACAACGATCTGGTTCGTGATGATGCGTTGCTGATGGCGGTGCTCGATGCCTGCGCGAGCTATCGCAAGGGGTTACCGCTTATGGTGTTGGCGCTGGCTGACAACGGTCGTGAGCTGCGTCTTGCCGACGAGGCCGACGTCCCACTGATGTTCGAGGCGTTTGCCGACCGCGCCTATCTCTCGGATGGGCAGCTTGCGCCGCGCCGGCTCAGCGACGCAGTACACCAGGACCCCGAACGAATCCTGGCCCAGGCTCTGGCCATCGCCCGTGGCGAGCCTTTTGCCGATATCGATGGCAAGCCTCTCCACCTGCGGGCTGACAGCCTGTGCGTGCATGGCGACAACCCCGATTCGCTGGCGGTATTGCGTCGTTTGCGCGCGCGCCTGGATGCGCTCTGA
- a CDS encoding DUF2218 domain-containing protein has translation MNTFSSSAVVLTDTPARYISRLCKHFAHKIPVSFDEQQGRIEFNAGLATLKAEDQSLRLQVESASSDDLKRLQDVVASHFERFAWQEALTLDWQPD, from the coding sequence ATGAATACATTCAGCAGCAGCGCCGTGGTGCTCACAGATACCCCGGCGCGCTATATCAGCCGGCTGTGCAAGCACTTCGCACACAAGATTCCCGTCAGTTTCGACGAGCAGCAGGGACGTATCGAGTTCAACGCAGGCCTGGCCACCTTGAAGGCGGAAGATCAGAGCCTGCGCCTGCAGGTGGAAAGCGCCAGCAGTGATGACTTGAAACGCCTCCAGGATGTCGTTGCCAGCCACTTCGAGCGCTTTGCCTGGCAGGAAGCGCTGACCCTGGACTGGCAACCGGACTGA
- a CDS encoding NAD(P)-dependent oxidoreductase: MKIALIGATGYVGAALLQEALNRGHQVTALVRHPQKLGAHPQLTAIQADVHDSVALAEQLRGHDAVISAFNPGWSVADIREQFIAGSRSIISASKQAGIKRLLMVGGAGSLYVAPGVQLIDTPDFPAEYKEGAEGARQALNMLRDEQDLEWSFLSPAAQLVPGPRTGKFRLGQDELLMNCDEPGSISVADLAVALIDEAERPQHIRQRFTLAY; this comes from the coding sequence ATGAAGATCGCTCTGATTGGCGCCACCGGTTATGTCGGCGCAGCCCTGCTGCAGGAAGCCCTGAATCGTGGCCATCAGGTCACGGCCCTGGTACGCCATCCGCAGAAACTTGGCGCACATCCGCAACTCACCGCCATTCAGGCAGACGTTCATGACAGCGTGGCGCTGGCCGAGCAGTTGCGTGGGCATGACGCAGTGATCAGCGCGTTCAATCCGGGCTGGAGCGTTGCGGACATTCGTGAGCAGTTCATCGCCGGCAGCCGCTCGATCATCTCCGCGAGCAAGCAGGCCGGAATCAAACGCCTGCTGATGGTCGGTGGTGCCGGCAGTCTCTACGTCGCTCCGGGCGTGCAACTAATCGACACGCCGGACTTTCCCGCCGAATACAAGGAAGGCGCCGAAGGCGCACGACAGGCGCTGAACATGCTGCGTGACGAACAGGATCTGGAGTGGAGCTTTCTCTCGCCTGCCGCCCAACTCGTCCCTGGGCCGCGCACCGGCAAATTTCGCCTGGGCCAGGACGAACTGCTGATGAACTGTGACGAGCCTGGCAGCATTTCGGTCGCCGACCTGGCCGTGGCGCTGATCGATGAAGCCGAACGACCGCAGCATATCCGCCAGCGCTTCACCCTGGCGTACTGA
- a CDS encoding LysR family transcriptional regulator: MEQLKRMALFATVVEKGSMVAAAEAMGMTASAVSQQIRRLEEATGVTLLHRTTRKLTLTEAGAAFYESCRQIVELAQQAEQRLAEQRDAPVGELRVAAPVGFSGPLLCEALAPLLGAHPGLSLSLFFQDEQIDLVESRIDLAIRVGHQENSSLVARHVTDWRMLLCAAPAYLARAGVPVEPQQLLGLDWIGLHLERSQHLTLHGPSGAQQRLRLETRISCNNILAARQFTLAGMGVSLQPEPEIRELLARGELLPLLPDWQLEAIGLHIVTPRRDAQPAKVRYAIEALMHHLVKA, translated from the coding sequence ATGGAGCAGCTCAAACGCATGGCGCTATTCGCCACTGTCGTGGAAAAGGGCTCGATGGTGGCAGCGGCCGAAGCGATGGGCATGACGGCTTCGGCAGTCAGTCAGCAGATACGTCGCCTGGAGGAAGCCACTGGGGTCACGCTGCTGCATCGCACCACGCGCAAGTTGACCCTGACCGAAGCGGGCGCCGCCTTCTACGAGAGCTGCCGGCAGATCGTCGAACTGGCGCAGCAGGCCGAGCAGCGTCTGGCCGAACAGCGCGACGCACCTGTTGGTGAACTGCGCGTCGCTGCGCCGGTGGGGTTTTCTGGCCCCTTGCTGTGTGAGGCATTGGCTCCCTTGCTCGGCGCTCATCCGGGGTTGAGCCTGAGTCTGTTTTTTCAGGATGAGCAGATCGACCTGGTCGAGTCGCGTATCGACCTGGCTATCCGCGTCGGCCACCAGGAGAACTCCAGCCTGGTGGCCCGCCACGTGACTGACTGGCGCATGCTGCTATGCGCGGCGCCGGCTTACCTGGCCCGCGCCGGTGTGCCGGTCGAACCGCAGCAATTACTCGGGCTCGACTGGATCGGCCTGCATCTGGAACGCAGCCAGCACCTCACGTTGCATGGTCCGAGTGGGGCACAGCAGCGCCTGCGGCTGGAGACGCGGATCAGCTGCAACAACATCCTGGCTGCGCGGCAGTTCACCCTGGCGGGTATGGGCGTGTCATTGCAGCCCGAGCCGGAAATCCGCGAGTTGCTGGCGCGCGGCGAGCTCTTGCCGCTACTGCCGGATTGGCAGCTCGAGGCCATCGGCCTGCATATCGTCACGCCTCGGCGCGATGCGCAACCGGCCAAGGTGCGCTATGCCATCGAGGCGCTCATGCACCATCTGGTAAAAGCATGA